Proteins encoded in a region of the Papio anubis isolate 15944 chromosome 14, Panubis1.0, whole genome shotgun sequence genome:
- the CCDC142 gene encoding coiled-coil domain-containing protein 142 isoform X5 encodes MAQASRSGSLPPLVIVPPLRAQPGGTGEEQWERRRTGALRGEVHGWPGGTSGGTPWWPTPAGVSEDYEADAAAWRRGPAGGGPIPPALQRLRAVLLRLHREREQLLQARNCACHLQAAVRLMKTLSPGSPSGGPSPLPQWCRDLQLHPSQGAVLRIGLGETLEPLLLARPIGLAAQCLEAVIEMQLRALGREPASPGLSSQLAELLLALPAYHTLQGKTLSHVPGAARPFPTSRVLRLLTGERGCQVASRLDEALRGSGLRDQLRRRCHEERDLLPGLLGLVGGVAGSASCGLRLGGAGALWSQYWTLLWAACAQSLDLNLGPWRDLRATAQQLSQALGQASLPQECEKELASLCHSLLHQSLIWNWDQGFCQALGSALGGQSSLPTSSRTAELLQQLFPPLLDALREPRLRLIFCQPADPAPVALGLCTLQTTLLWFLGRAQQYLAAWDPASFLLLIQKDLPPLLHEAEALSSLASEESLALEVEQQLGLEIQKLTAQIQLLPEESLSLFSQECHKQAMQGFKLYMPRGRYWRLHLCPELPSAPSEYAGLVVRTVLEPVLQGLQGLPPQAQAPALGQALTAIVGAWLNHILTHGIRFSLQGALQLRQDFGVVRELLEEEQWSLTPDLRQTLLMLSIFQQLDGALLCLLQQPLPKSQVRRRPPCCCACQEVQTTELPSSCLNSLESLEPPLQPGTSLAQTAQLQNTLEGGGPSPEGYLVGNQQAWLALRQHQRPRWHLPFFSCLRTSPES; translated from the exons ATGGCTCAGGCGTCTCGCTCTGGTAGCCTGCCTCCACTTGTTATCGTGCCCCCGCTGAGGGCGCAACCCGGGGGCACTGGGGAGGAGCAGTGGGAGAGAAGGCGAACGGGCGCTCTTCGCGGGGAGGTTCACGGTTGGCCGGGCGGAACTTCTGGAGGGACGCCGTGGTGGCCGACGCCGGCGGGTGTGAGCGAGGACTATGAGGCTGATGCTGCGGCCTGGAGGCGAGGGCCCGCAGGTGGCGGCCCGATCCCTCCCGCGCTGCAGCGTCTCCGGGCCGTGTTGCTGCGGCTGCATCGCGAGCGGGAGCAGCTCCTCCAGGCCCGAAACTGCGCCTGCCACCTACAGGCGGCTGTGCGCCTCATGAAGACCCTGAGTCCTGGCTCGCCATCCGGCGGCCCTAGCCCCTTGCCCCAGTGGTGCCGCGACCTGCAGCTGCACCCTTCCCAAGGGGCAGTCCTGCGAATCGGCCTTGGGGAGACTCTCGAGCCGTTGCTGCTAGCGCGCCCCATCGGACTAGCCGCCCAGTGCCTGGAGGCTGTCATTGAGATGCAGCTTCGCGCTCTCGGCCGGGAGCCTGCCAGCccaggcctgtcatcccaacttGCCGAACTTCTCCTGGCACTTCCCGCCTATCACACGCTACAGGGAAAAACCTTGAGCCACGTCCCGGGGGCTGCACGTCCTTTCCCCACGTCCCGTGTGCTCCGCCTCTTGACGGGGGAGCGGGGTTGTCAGGTGGCAAGTCGGCTGGACGAGGCGCTCCGGGGATCGGGATTGAGAGACCAGCTCCGCAGGCGGTGCCATGAGGAGCGGGATCTGCTACCAGGGCTGCTGGGCCTGGTAGGGGGCGTGGCGGGTTCAGCCAGCTGTGGACTACGGCTTGGAGGGGCTGGAGCCTTGTGGAGCCAATATTGGACCCTGCTGTGGGCAGCCTGTGCTCAGAGTCTGGACCTAAATCTGGGACCCTGGAGGGACCTCAGGGCAACAGCGCAACAGCTGAGTCAGGCACTGGGTCAGG CATCCCTGCCTCAGGAGTGTGAGAAGGAGCTGGCTTCTTTGTGTCACAGCTTACTTCATCAGTCGCTTATCTGGAACTGGGACCAAG GTTTCTGCCAGGCCTTGGGATCAGCTCTTGGGGGTCAGAGCAGCCTTCCCACATCCTCTCGCACTGCTGAACTTTTGCAGcagctctttcctcctctcttggaTGCCCTTCGAGAGCCCAGGTTACGACTGATTTTCTGCCAGCCTGCAG ATCCTGCGCCTGTCGCCCTAGGTCTCTGTACCCTGCAGACCACCTTGCTTTGGTTCCTGGGCAGAGCTCAGCAGTACTTGGCAGCATGGGACCCAGCTTCCTTCCTGCTCCTGATCCAAAAGGACTTACCT CCTCTATTGCATGAGGCAGAAGCTTTGTCTAGCCTGGCCTCAGAGGAAAGCTTAGCTCTGGAAGTGGAGcagcagctgggcctggagaTCCAGAAGCTGACTGCACAGATCCAG CTCCTGCCTGAAGAGTCACTAAGTCTCTTTTCTCAAGAATGTCATAAACAAGCCATGCAAGGTTTCAAGCTCTACATGCCACGGGGTCGGTACTGGCGGCTTCATCTCTGTCCTG AACTTCCCAGTGCTCCTAGTGAGTATGCTGGTTTAGTGGTCCGTACCGTACTGGAGCCTGTGTTACAAGGATTGCAAGGGTTGCCACCCCAAGCCCAGGCCCCTGCCCTTGGTCAGGCACTGACAGCCATCGTGGGTGCCTGGCTCAACCACATTCTCACCCATGGGATTCGGTTCAG CCTGCAGGGAGCGCTGCAGCTCAGACAAGACTTTGGAGTGGTCAGGGAGTTGCTGGAAGAGGAGCAGTGGAGCCTGACCCCTGATCTCCGCCAGACGCTGCTTATGCTCAGCATCTTCCAGCAGCTGGATGGAGCCCTGCTGTGTCTGTTGCAGCAGCCCTTGCCCAAGTCTCAAGTCCGCAGGAGGCCCCCCTGTTGCT GTGCTTGTCAGGAGGTCCAGACTACGGAATTGCCCAGCAGCTGCCTCAATAGCCTGGAGAGCTTGGAGCCCCCTCTCCAGCCTGGAACATCTCTAGCCCAGACAGCTCAGCTGCAAAACACACTAGAGGGAGGGGGACCTAGCCCAGAGGGCTACCTAGTGGGAAATCAGCAGGCCTGGCTTGCCCTCAGGCAACACCAGCGACCCCGTTGGCACCTGCCATTTTTTTCCTGCCTGCGAACTAGTCCTGAATCCTAA
- the CCDC142 gene encoding coiled-coil domain-containing protein 142 isoform X6, which produces MAQASRSGSLPPLVIVPPLRAQPGGTGEEQWERRRTGALRGEVHGWPGGTSGGTPWWPTPAGVSEDYEADAAAWRRGPAGGGPIPPALQRLRAVLLRLHREREQLLQARNCACHLQAAVRLMKTLSPGSPSGGPSPLPQWCRDLQLHPSQGAVLRIGLGETLEPLLLARPIGLAAQCLEAVIEMQLRALGREPASPGLSSQLAELLLALPAYHTLQGKTLSHVPGAARPFPTSRVLRLLTGERGCQVASRLDEALRGSGLRDQLRRRCHEERDLLPGLLGLVGGVAGSASCGLRLGGAGALWSQYWTLLWAACAQSLDLNLGPWRDLRATAQQLSQALGQASLPQECEKELASLCHSLLHQSLIWNWDQGFCQALGSALGGQSSLPTSSRTAELLQQLFPPLLDALREPRLRLIFCQPAGLCTLQTTLLWFLGRAQQYLAAWDPASFLLLIQKDLPPLLHEAEALSSLASEESLALEVEQQLGLEIQKLTAQIQLLPEESLSLFSQECHKQAMQGFKLYMPRGRYWRLHLCPELPSAPSEYAGLVVRTVLEPVLQGLQGLPPQAQAPALGQALTAIVGAWLNHILTHGIRFSLQGALQLRQDFGVVRELLEEEQWSLTPDLRQTLLMLSIFQQLDGALLCLLQQPLPKSQVRRRPPCCCACQEVQTTELPSSCLNSLESLEPPLQPGTSLAQTAQLQNTLEGGGPSPEGYLVGNQQAWLALRQHQRPRWHLPFFSCLRTSPES; this is translated from the exons ATGGCTCAGGCGTCTCGCTCTGGTAGCCTGCCTCCACTTGTTATCGTGCCCCCGCTGAGGGCGCAACCCGGGGGCACTGGGGAGGAGCAGTGGGAGAGAAGGCGAACGGGCGCTCTTCGCGGGGAGGTTCACGGTTGGCCGGGCGGAACTTCTGGAGGGACGCCGTGGTGGCCGACGCCGGCGGGTGTGAGCGAGGACTATGAGGCTGATGCTGCGGCCTGGAGGCGAGGGCCCGCAGGTGGCGGCCCGATCCCTCCCGCGCTGCAGCGTCTCCGGGCCGTGTTGCTGCGGCTGCATCGCGAGCGGGAGCAGCTCCTCCAGGCCCGAAACTGCGCCTGCCACCTACAGGCGGCTGTGCGCCTCATGAAGACCCTGAGTCCTGGCTCGCCATCCGGCGGCCCTAGCCCCTTGCCCCAGTGGTGCCGCGACCTGCAGCTGCACCCTTCCCAAGGGGCAGTCCTGCGAATCGGCCTTGGGGAGACTCTCGAGCCGTTGCTGCTAGCGCGCCCCATCGGACTAGCCGCCCAGTGCCTGGAGGCTGTCATTGAGATGCAGCTTCGCGCTCTCGGCCGGGAGCCTGCCAGCccaggcctgtcatcccaacttGCCGAACTTCTCCTGGCACTTCCCGCCTATCACACGCTACAGGGAAAAACCTTGAGCCACGTCCCGGGGGCTGCACGTCCTTTCCCCACGTCCCGTGTGCTCCGCCTCTTGACGGGGGAGCGGGGTTGTCAGGTGGCAAGTCGGCTGGACGAGGCGCTCCGGGGATCGGGATTGAGAGACCAGCTCCGCAGGCGGTGCCATGAGGAGCGGGATCTGCTACCAGGGCTGCTGGGCCTGGTAGGGGGCGTGGCGGGTTCAGCCAGCTGTGGACTACGGCTTGGAGGGGCTGGAGCCTTGTGGAGCCAATATTGGACCCTGCTGTGGGCAGCCTGTGCTCAGAGTCTGGACCTAAATCTGGGACCCTGGAGGGACCTCAGGGCAACAGCGCAACAGCTGAGTCAGGCACTGGGTCAGG CATCCCTGCCTCAGGAGTGTGAGAAGGAGCTGGCTTCTTTGTGTCACAGCTTACTTCATCAGTCGCTTATCTGGAACTGGGACCAAG GTTTCTGCCAGGCCTTGGGATCAGCTCTTGGGGGTCAGAGCAGCCTTCCCACATCCTCTCGCACTGCTGAACTTTTGCAGcagctctttcctcctctcttggaTGCCCTTCGAGAGCCCAGGTTACGACTGATTTTCTGCCAGCCTGCAG GTCTCTGTACCCTGCAGACCACCTTGCTTTGGTTCCTGGGCAGAGCTCAGCAGTACTTGGCAGCATGGGACCCAGCTTCCTTCCTGCTCCTGATCCAAAAGGACTTACCT CCTCTATTGCATGAGGCAGAAGCTTTGTCTAGCCTGGCCTCAGAGGAAAGCTTAGCTCTGGAAGTGGAGcagcagctgggcctggagaTCCAGAAGCTGACTGCACAGATCCAG CTCCTGCCTGAAGAGTCACTAAGTCTCTTTTCTCAAGAATGTCATAAACAAGCCATGCAAGGTTTCAAGCTCTACATGCCACGGGGTCGGTACTGGCGGCTTCATCTCTGTCCTG AACTTCCCAGTGCTCCTAGTGAGTATGCTGGTTTAGTGGTCCGTACCGTACTGGAGCCTGTGTTACAAGGATTGCAAGGGTTGCCACCCCAAGCCCAGGCCCCTGCCCTTGGTCAGGCACTGACAGCCATCGTGGGTGCCTGGCTCAACCACATTCTCACCCATGGGATTCGGTTCAG CCTGCAGGGAGCGCTGCAGCTCAGACAAGACTTTGGAGTGGTCAGGGAGTTGCTGGAAGAGGAGCAGTGGAGCCTGACCCCTGATCTCCGCCAGACGCTGCTTATGCTCAGCATCTTCCAGCAGCTGGATGGAGCCCTGCTGTGTCTGTTGCAGCAGCCCTTGCCCAAGTCTCAAGTCCGCAGGAGGCCCCCCTGTTGCT GTGCTTGTCAGGAGGTCCAGACTACGGAATTGCCCAGCAGCTGCCTCAATAGCCTGGAGAGCTTGGAGCCCCCTCTCCAGCCTGGAACATCTCTAGCCCAGACAGCTCAGCTGCAAAACACACTAGAGGGAGGGGGACCTAGCCCAGAGGGCTACCTAGTGGGAAATCAGCAGGCCTGGCTTGCCCTCAGGCAACACCAGCGACCCCGTTGGCACCTGCCATTTTTTTCCTGCCTGCGAACTAGTCCTGAATCCTAA
- the CCDC142 gene encoding coiled-coil domain-containing protein 142 isoform X4, which produces MAQASRSGSLPPLVIVPPLRAQPGGTGEEQWERRRTGALRGEVHGWPGGTSGGTPWWPTPAGVSEDYEADAAAWRRGPAGGGPIPPALQRLRAVLLRLHREREQLLQARNCACHLQAAVRLMKTLSPGSPSGGPSPLPQWCRDLQLHPSQGAVLRIGLGETLEPLLLARPIGLAAQCLEAVIEMQLRALGREPASPGLSSQLAELLLALPAYHTLQGKTLSHVPGAARPFPTSRVLRLLTGERGCQVASRLDEALRGSGLRDQLRRRCHEERDLLPGLLGLVGGVAGSASCGLRLGGAGALWSQYWTLLWAACAQSLDLNLGPWRDLRATAQQLSQALGQASLPQECEKELASLCHSLLHQSLIWNWDQGFCQALGSALGGQSSLPTSSRTAELLQQLFPPLLDALREPRLRLIFCQPADPAPVALGLCTLQTTLLWFLGRAQQYLAAWDPASFLLLIQKDLPPLLHEAEALSSLASEESLALEVEQQLGLEIQKLTAQIQLLPEESLSLFSQECHKQAMQGFKLYMPRGRYWRLHLCPELPSAPSEYAGLVVRTVLEPVLQGLQGLPPQAQAPALGQALTAIVGAWLNHILTHGIRFSLQGALQLRQDFGVVRELLEEEQWSLTPDLRQTLLMLSIFQQLDGALLCLLQQPLPKSQVRRRPPCCCSPMHCAETTSLLPDFLRLGSGALSCGSQAYLPADGRKSLSRRSAAIYGLTQCDTSACTSSSGVEVTMAAALARLGLRPVKEVRVQFCPFEKNVESTRRRASPDYARRSSHRCGNAHCLRFPYPGQGRGGQRGQAGC; this is translated from the exons ATGGCTCAGGCGTCTCGCTCTGGTAGCCTGCCTCCACTTGTTATCGTGCCCCCGCTGAGGGCGCAACCCGGGGGCACTGGGGAGGAGCAGTGGGAGAGAAGGCGAACGGGCGCTCTTCGCGGGGAGGTTCACGGTTGGCCGGGCGGAACTTCTGGAGGGACGCCGTGGTGGCCGACGCCGGCGGGTGTGAGCGAGGACTATGAGGCTGATGCTGCGGCCTGGAGGCGAGGGCCCGCAGGTGGCGGCCCGATCCCTCCCGCGCTGCAGCGTCTCCGGGCCGTGTTGCTGCGGCTGCATCGCGAGCGGGAGCAGCTCCTCCAGGCCCGAAACTGCGCCTGCCACCTACAGGCGGCTGTGCGCCTCATGAAGACCCTGAGTCCTGGCTCGCCATCCGGCGGCCCTAGCCCCTTGCCCCAGTGGTGCCGCGACCTGCAGCTGCACCCTTCCCAAGGGGCAGTCCTGCGAATCGGCCTTGGGGAGACTCTCGAGCCGTTGCTGCTAGCGCGCCCCATCGGACTAGCCGCCCAGTGCCTGGAGGCTGTCATTGAGATGCAGCTTCGCGCTCTCGGCCGGGAGCCTGCCAGCccaggcctgtcatcccaacttGCCGAACTTCTCCTGGCACTTCCCGCCTATCACACGCTACAGGGAAAAACCTTGAGCCACGTCCCGGGGGCTGCACGTCCTTTCCCCACGTCCCGTGTGCTCCGCCTCTTGACGGGGGAGCGGGGTTGTCAGGTGGCAAGTCGGCTGGACGAGGCGCTCCGGGGATCGGGATTGAGAGACCAGCTCCGCAGGCGGTGCCATGAGGAGCGGGATCTGCTACCAGGGCTGCTGGGCCTGGTAGGGGGCGTGGCGGGTTCAGCCAGCTGTGGACTACGGCTTGGAGGGGCTGGAGCCTTGTGGAGCCAATATTGGACCCTGCTGTGGGCAGCCTGTGCTCAGAGTCTGGACCTAAATCTGGGACCCTGGAGGGACCTCAGGGCAACAGCGCAACAGCTGAGTCAGGCACTGGGTCAGG CATCCCTGCCTCAGGAGTGTGAGAAGGAGCTGGCTTCTTTGTGTCACAGCTTACTTCATCAGTCGCTTATCTGGAACTGGGACCAAG GTTTCTGCCAGGCCTTGGGATCAGCTCTTGGGGGTCAGAGCAGCCTTCCCACATCCTCTCGCACTGCTGAACTTTTGCAGcagctctttcctcctctcttggaTGCCCTTCGAGAGCCCAGGTTACGACTGATTTTCTGCCAGCCTGCAG ATCCTGCGCCTGTCGCCCTAGGTCTCTGTACCCTGCAGACCACCTTGCTTTGGTTCCTGGGCAGAGCTCAGCAGTACTTGGCAGCATGGGACCCAGCTTCCTTCCTGCTCCTGATCCAAAAGGACTTACCT CCTCTATTGCATGAGGCAGAAGCTTTGTCTAGCCTGGCCTCAGAGGAAAGCTTAGCTCTGGAAGTGGAGcagcagctgggcctggagaTCCAGAAGCTGACTGCACAGATCCAG CTCCTGCCTGAAGAGTCACTAAGTCTCTTTTCTCAAGAATGTCATAAACAAGCCATGCAAGGTTTCAAGCTCTACATGCCACGGGGTCGGTACTGGCGGCTTCATCTCTGTCCTG AACTTCCCAGTGCTCCTAGTGAGTATGCTGGTTTAGTGGTCCGTACCGTACTGGAGCCTGTGTTACAAGGATTGCAAGGGTTGCCACCCCAAGCCCAGGCCCCTGCCCTTGGTCAGGCACTGACAGCCATCGTGGGTGCCTGGCTCAACCACATTCTCACCCATGGGATTCGGTTCAG CCTGCAGGGAGCGCTGCAGCTCAGACAAGACTTTGGAGTGGTCAGGGAGTTGCTGGAAGAGGAGCAGTGGAGCCTGACCCCTGATCTCCGCCAGACGCTGCTTATGCTCAGCATCTTCCAGCAGCTGGATGGAGCCCTGCTGTGTCTGTTGCAGCAGCCCTTGCCCAAGTCTCAAGTCCGCAGGAGGCCCCCCTGTTGCT GCTCCCCGATGCATTGTGCCGAAACCACCTCTCTCCTTCCTGACTTCCTCCGCCTGGGCTCGGGAGCCCTGAGCTGCGGTTCGCAGGCCTACTTGCCTGCCGACGGCCGGAAGTCTCTATCCCGCAGAAGCGCAGCCATTTACGGCCTAACGCAATGCGACACTTCCGCCTGCACGAGCTCTTCCGGGGTGGAGGTCACCATGGCAGCTGCCTTGGCTCGGCTTGGTCTGCGGCCTGTCAAGGAGGTTCGGGTTCAGTTCTGCCCCTTCGAGAAAAACGTGGAATCGACGAG GAGACGGGCATCGCCTGATTATGCGCGGCGCTCATCTCACCGCTGTGGAAATGCTCACTGCCTTCGCTTCCCATATCCGGGCCAGGGACGCGGCGGGCAGCGCGGACAAGCCGGGTGCTGA